CGCGCGCGGCGGGCCGCCCGGAGAACGCCACCTGGACGTCGGCGAAGCCGAAGTCCGCGTAGAACTCCCTCAGCGAGCGGGCGAAGCGGACGACCTCGTCCACCACCTGGTGCTCGGCGCAGAAGATGTGCCCGTCGTCCTGCGTGAACTGGCGCAGCCGGAACAGGCCGTGCAGCGCGCCGCCCGGCTCGCTGCGGTGCACGAGGCCGAACTCGCCCAGGCGCAGGGGCAGGTCGCGGTAGCTGGGGGCCATGCGCTGCACCAGCTCGATGTGGCCGGGGCAGCTGACGGGCTTCACGGCGAGGTGGCGCGCGCCGTCCTCCACCAGGAACATGTTCTCCCGGAAGTTGTCCCAGTGGCCGCTGCGCTCCCAGAGCGGCTGCGCGTAGATTTGAGGCGTGCGGACTTCCTGGTAGCCCTCGCGCCGCATGCGCTGGCGGACGTGCTCCTCCAGCATCCGGTACAGCATCAGCCCGCGCGGGTGCCAGAACACCATGCCCGGGGCCTCCTCCTGCAGGTGGAAGAGGTCCAGGCGCTGGCCGAGCGCGCGGTGGTCATGTTCGTCGAGCATCTTCAGTGTCTCCGTGTCGTGGATGGGTCGAAACACCAGTCCGGACGGAGCACTGAGTGAGTGCACGGCTGCCCCGGCCGGAGTTGGCGGGGCAGGAAGCCGTGCGGTCGTCAGCTCACCTCGCGACGCGCACCGCTCCACACCCGCCGTAGCGAGTCGTGGTGCGGGTGGTCGTGGTGGTGAAGAGGACGAGGCTCACGCGCCATAAGGTGCGCGCGAGCCCCGCCGAAGTCAAGTCGACCTCCGGGACGACGGGCCGCTCAGGCGAGCAGGGAGGCCAGGCCGATGAGTCCGGCGATGAGGAAGAAGAGCGACTCGCCGGCGATGAGCCCGCCGCCCACCAGGGACATGGTGCTCATGTCCTCCGGCAGGGCCTCGCCCTCGCCCGGGCTGCCCGAGGGCTCCGGCTTCGCGCCGCGCTTGGCGAGCGTGTTGAACACGGAGGCGATGATGCCGCCCCCGCCGAACCACAGCGCCACGGGGAAGGCGACGAAGCCGCCGAAGGAGGACGCGTAGGGACTGGCCAGCACGAGCGAGTCCATGGTCCACCCCAGCGCGAAGCCCGCCTTGGAGGAGCGGATGTAGTGCTGGTAGCCCTGGTGGCGCTGGAGCAGCTTGCGCAGCACCTGGACGACGAAGCCGATGGCGAGGCCGACGAGGAGCGCCTGGACCTTGGCGTCGGAGAGCGAGCCCAGGTCGCGGATGGCGCCCACCAGCTTGTAGGTCATCGCCGAGCCCCACTGGCCGACCTCCGCCTTGGGGTTGTCGAGCTGGTTGATGGTGAGCGCGGGGTAGGCCGTCATGAACACCTTGGCGAGGCCCACGCACAGCAGCGCGCCCATGGTGACGCCCATGACCTGGTAGCGGAACTGGATGTTGCGGTTGGTGCCCAGGCGCCAGCCGGTGGAGCGGTCCTGCTGCATGTCGCAGCCCACGGAGGTGGAGATGAGCAGGATGGTCGCCGCCATCAGCGCCACCAGCGGGTTCTTCAGGCCCATCAGCGACATCAACATGATGGAGCTGACGAACGCGCTGGAGATGGGGTTCTGGTCGGTGATGCCGTAGGAGATGCCGTTGATGAGCACGAACAGCAGCGCCAGGCCCATGCCGAACAGGAGCCAGCCGGCGGGCTGACCCAGCACGAAGGTGCCCACCGCCACCGCCGCCGCGCCCCACAGGACGATCCACGCGAGCAGCCGCGGCATGTTGACCTTCTTCCACGCCGGCTCCTCGGCGCCCGCCTCCGCGGCGCGCGCCCTCACGCGGGCCGCGTACTGCACCGCCAGCATGGACAGGTCCACCACCGCCGCGCCGCAGATCATGGCCAGGCCGATGAGGAAGCCCACCTTGCGGAACGGGTCCTCCGCGCCCAGCCACCCCAGCTCCCTCAGGGTGGGCAGCGACAGTTTGCCGATGACGGCCATGAGCACGGCGGGGACGGTGATGCGGCTGCCGACGATCATGCCCGCGCCCACCGTGGCCGCGCTGGTGCCGATGGCCGCGACCACGGCGATCCTCTCCGTGGCCCACGCCGCCAGCGCGCCGAGCGCCGTGCCGCCGCCCAGCTTGGAGATGGAGACCTTGAGCAGGCGCTTGTCCGTCAGCGCGCGCAGGATGTTGGCGACCGCGTAGCCGGACGGATAGTCGAGCTGGAGCCGGTCCACGAGCAGCGGCGTGTAGAGCATGCCCACGCCCACCGCGAACATGCCCACGCAGCCCACGAACAGAATCAGATGCCAGGCGGGCGGCAGCTGCATGCCCATCCACACCATCGCCTGGATGAGCACGGACATGGCGCACAGCGAGGCCACCGACGCGGCCATCGTCTGCATGTAGTTGGCGCCGTGCTTGCCCTCGGAGCCGTAGCCGTACGTCACCGCGCTGCCCAGGATGCCCGCCAGCACCTGGCCACCGACGAAGAAGCCCACGCTGAAGTTCATGTACGAGGCGGCGATGCCGCCCAGCGGGCCGAGGACCAAGAGCGCCACCGCGGACAGCAGCAGGTGGTACTTCCAGGTGCCCACCTCCGGCAGCCACCCGAAGCGGGTCTGCACGGCGTTGGATTCGGACGAGGCGGGCGAGGGGGCGGGCTCCCGGGGGAGCTGTGGAGCGGACTGGGCCATGGGCCCCGCAGGGTAGCGGCGTTCCGGGGACCTGTCACAACCCGGGACGTCGGCGGGCGCTACTTGCGGGCCGAGAGCCAGGCCCGCGCGCGAGCAACCTGGAATCCATAGAGGACCGCGAGCACCCCGAAGCACAGCGCGCCCACCAGCAGGTAGCGGCGTACGAGGGCCGCCTCCGTCCAGCGATGGACCTCCACCAGCTTGCTCGCGTCGCTCAGGCCCACGCCCTCCATGCGCCCGAAGGGAATCTCCCCGGCGTCCCGCTTCGCCGACCACCACGTCGCGAACCCGTCCCACAGGGCCAGGGCGCCCAGGGGGAGCAGGCCCCAGCGCAGGGCCTGTCGCCGCAGGTAGTTGTGGGGGCCGACGTAGAAGCTCGTCGCCAGCACCGTGCCGAGCACCATCATCCCCGCGTCCCCGCCGAAGGTGACGAGCTGCTCGGCCCGCCACAGCGGCAGCAGGGTGCACACGAGCTGGAGCGCCAGCAGGCCCGCGCCCCACGCCACCCACGCCCGGCGGCGCTCCTTCCGGCCCCGCCAGACGAACAGCCCGAGCCCGCACGCGAGCACCAGCGCGAACAGGTACGAGCGCGTGCCCGCGGTGTAGGTGACCCACAGCGTGGGCAGGGAGGGCAGGCCACACAGCCACGCGGTGAGGGCGTGCCCCAACTCGTGCAGCGGCATGGTGAACAGCCGGACGATGAAGCGCGCCGAACCCGTCGCCAGCAGGTAGCCGACCCACAGCGCCACGGGCAGCGCCGCCAGCCGCAGCTTCAGCTCGAGGGCCTCTTCCTCGGCGTCCACGTCCCACGCGGCCGTCTCGGCGGGCAGCACGTCCGGGCGCAGGTCGGGTGGAGGCGCGAGCCACGCCGGATCGACGGCGGGCGGCGGCTCGGGCTCCCGTCGCGCGCGGGCCTGCTCGGCCAGTCTCGCGGACCGTGCCTCGGCCCGCGCGTAGATGATGCCGCACCAGGGACACTCCGGGCCCGCGACACGGGGCGCCTGACAACCAGGGCAGGTGGGGGCGGCGGTGCTCACGATGACCCGGAGCCTAGCGGGGGTGGTGCTCCGGTTGGAATCCGGCGGGGCGCTTGACGGGGAGGGGGCGGCTCGGCGAGGAGCGAGGCATGTCCACGCTGGATGCCCGGACGCGCGGGCGCACCGCGCCAGGTCGCCTGCGCGCGCTCGATGCCTATCTGTGCCGTCGCGAGCGCGAGCCGCTGTCGCGCGTGGACGGGCCGTGGGTGCGCGCCGTCTTCGTCGACGTGGGCTTCGGCGAGCACCCGTGGACCACGTTGGAGAGCGCCGAGGCGTTCCGCGCGCTGAACCCGGAGTTGGTAGTCATCGGCGTGGAGCTGGACGGAGAGCGCGCCCGGGCCGCCCAGGCGCACGCGGACGCGCGCACGCACTTCCGCGAAGGCGGCTTCGCGCTGCCGCTTTCCGGGGACGAGCCGGCCCGGCTGGTGCGCGCGATGAACCTGTTGCGCCAGGGGCCTCCCGAGCGCGTGCCCGACGTCCACCACGCGCTCTCGCGCCACCTGCTGCCCTCGGGCCTCGTGGTGGAAGGAAGCTGCGACCCATCGGGTTCGGTGCTCACCGCGCACCTGCTGCGTCGAGGCATGGACGCGGCGGCGCCCCCGACGCGCGAGGCGCTCCTGTTCCAGACGGACTTCTCGCGGGGCTTCGCGCCGGTGCTCTTCCGGGACTGGTTGCCGAGGGACCTGCGCCGTCGGGTCCGACCGGGAGAGCCCATCCACGCCTTCTTCCAGGAGTGGACGGAGGCCTGGCGACAGGCCCGGAATGCGGGGCACTCCGCGCCGCCGGAGGTGTTCCGCGAGTCCGTCCTGCGGCTGGGCGCGCGAACGGGCGGCGTGGACCTGGACGGGTGGCTCCTCGAGGCGGGCTACCTCGTCTGGCGGCCCGAGGGTGGCGTGCCTCCCTGACGCGCGGGGCCGACCCGACGCGCCACCTGTTGGAACACAAAACCGAAGGGCTCGGGCGGGGTGGTCGTGGGGCCACCGAGGAGTTGGATGTGTCGTCGCGGCGGACCCGTCCCGGGTGGAGTCGCCCCCAGCGGGCAAGGCCATCCGTGGTCCGGAGGACGTCGAAGCGAAGTGGGAGGGGCAAACGGTGGGGGGGGCGGGTATTCTGCTGGCGGTCCTAGCACCGGGAGCACGCGGTGGCCTCGCGCCAGCGCGCGTGACACACCCCTCGAACGTATGAAACGGCACATCCTCTCACTCCTCACCGCCGGACTGGCCGCGAGCTCCGCGATGCCGGCGCCGACCCCGGGAACGGGCGTCGCCAATGCCGCTGCCTCGGTCCGCAGGACGCCCCCGCGTCCTCGCCGGTTGGAGGAGCTGGAGGAACTGGAGACACATCAGGTGGAGTCAGACGACGTGACGTTGGATGAGGCGGCCCGGGCACACGTGGAGGGTCGTCCGTCCGCGCTGCTCTTCTCCGCCAGCTTCTACGGGACGCTGGCCGCCGCGCGGTGCTTCGGGCGTCATGGCATCGACGTGACGGTGGCGGACCCGGGCCGGCTGGGGCCGGCGAGCTGGTCGCGGTTCGTGGGGCGGCGCGTGCAGTGCCCGCCGGAGTCGCAGCCCGAGGCCTTCATGGAGTGGCTGCTGGACCTGGGCCGCCGCGAGCCGCTCCGCCACGTGCTCTACCCGACGAGCGACGAGCTGGCATGGCTGGTGTCCGTGCACGCCGAGGAGCTGTCGCGCTACTTCCACCTCTACGACCCGGGCGTCGCCGCCGTCTACGGGTTGCTCAACAAGCGCAAGCTCTTCGAGGCGGGGCAGGCGGTGGGCCTGAAGCTGCCGCGCACCTGGTTCCCGGAGTCGGAGGCGGACCTGGAGGCCATCTCCCGCGAGGCGCGCTTCCCGGTGCTCATCAAGCCGACGACGCAGATCCTCTACTCCACGCACCGCAAGGGCCTGCCGGTGGCGGAGCCCTCGCAGCTGGTGGAGGAGTACCGCGCGTTCGCGCGCGACGGGTACGCGCCCATGCTGGTGAACTTCGACCCGGCGGTGGCGCGGCCCATGGTGCAGGAGTTCCACCCGGAGGCGGCGCAGGGCATCTACAGCCTGTCGGGCTTCGTCGACGAGACGGGCGGGTTGTTCGAGGTGCGCGGCGCGATGAAGGTGCTCCAGCGGCCCCGGCGCCTGGGCGTGGGCGTGTGCTTCGAGTCCGCGCCGGTGCGCGAGGACCTGGCGGAGGGCCTCCAGCGCCTGTGCAAGCGCCTGGGCTACCACGGCGTCTTCGAGGTGGAGTTCATCCAGACGAAGGACGAGTTCCTGCTCATCGACTTCAACCCGCGCTACTACGGGCAGATGGGCTTCGACATCGCCCGGGGGCTGCCGCTGCCGCTGCTGGCCTACCACGCGGCGCTCGGAGACAGGGACGCGCTCCTGCGGGAGGTCGAGGCGGCGCGGGCGTGGCGGGGGCGGGGCGAGGTGTTCTGCAACCGCATCGCGCTGGAGATGCTGCTCAACCTCCAGCGCCTGTCCGGCGCGCTCCCGGTGGACGAGGCGCGGGAGTGGCGGCGGTGGCTGGGGCGGAACAAGGACGTCGCGGTGGATCCGCTCATCGACACGGACGACCTGATGCCCACCGCGGTGGAGCTGGCGCAGATCCTCTACGGCTCCGCGCGCCACCCGCGCGCCTTCGTGCGGATGATGGTGCTCAACCGCTAGGTGGGGGGCGCCGCTGGCCGTGCATGCGCGCGCGGCCAGCGGTGGGAGGCCGGCTCACGCCGCCGCGGGCTCGTCCGTCGTCGAGGAAGCGTCCGGCAACACGTCGAGGGCGACCTGGTCCTCGAACGTCTCCGCGCGGCGCAGGAGGCGCTCCTTGCCGTCCTCCAGCGCGATGATGGCGGGCTGGGGGTAGGAAAAGGACGTGGCGAACGGCACGAAGTAGGCGCCCGCGTCCATGATGGCGAGCGTGTCACCCACCTCGAGGTCCGGCAGCCGCTTCGCGTGGTAGAGCGTGTCCCCGGGCGTGCAGATGGGGCCCACCACCGTGTACACGCGCGAGGCGGGCGCGTCCGGCCGGTCCACGTGGAAGAGCTGGTGGTACTCGTTGCGCACGCACTCGGCATGGTTCACGCCCATGTCGAGCACCGCCCACGTCCGGTCCTCGCCTTCCTTGAGGGTGTGCACGCGCCCCAGCAAGAGCTGCGTGTCGCCCGTCATGGCCCGGCCCGGCTCCAGGAAGATTCGCGGGCGCTGACGGCCCCGGCGCGCGTAGTGCGACTCCACCAGCTCCACCGCGAGCGCCACGTAGCGGGAGATGCCCAGGGCCTGCTCCGGAGCCGGCGCCGGCAGGTCGCGGAAGAAGGTGAGGTTGAGGCGCCAGTCGCGCTCGTCGATGTGCTCGGCGGACGGCGTGCAAAGGCTGCCGCCCAGGTCCAGCACCTCCAGGTCCAACCCCAGCTCCTGGTGCAGGGTGTCGGTGAAGGCCAGCACCGACTCGACGAAGCCCGTCAGCTCGCCCTCGGTGCGGATGAGGGCGCCCCGGTGCGCGTGCAGCCCCACCACGTCCAGGTGCGCGGAGGCCCGCGCCTGGGCGTAGGCACGCAGCGCGGCGCCTCCCGCGATGGGCGTGCCGAACTGCGCGGACCAGCCGCTGTCCGTGCTCACCCGCAGCGCCACGCGCGGACGCCTGCCCACCTCCGCGGCGATGCGCGAGAAGGTGCCCAGCTCCTCCGCGTGGTTGGCGGCCAGCAACTGGATGCCCCGGGTGATGGCCTCGCGCACGGAGGCCTCCGACTTCACCGGCCCGTTGTAGACGATGCGCTCGGGCGCGACGCCCAGCTTGAGCGCGAGCCACAGCTCGGAGGCGGAGATGATCTCCGCGCCCACGCCCAGCCCGTGCAGCACGGACAGCACGCCCGGGATGGGGTTCGTCTTGTACGAGTAGAAGACCTCGCAGCCGCTCACGCGCCCGGGGGGCACCGCCGTGAAGCGCTCCACGTTGCGCCGCAGCGCCGCCAGGTGCACCACGTGCAGCGGCGAGCCCCAGCGCCGCGTCAGCTCCTTGAGCGGTACTCCCTCCAGGCACAGCCCCTGCCCGTGACGGCTCTCCAGCCCCCACCAGGCCGGGGGAATCCCGGTGCGCGCGGGCGCCATGGCCCGTTGGAGCACCGGCCGCAGCGTCTGCTTCACCTGGCGCTTGGCCGTCCCGAACATCCGGCTCTTCAGGCTCATGAGACGCGGCCCTGCTTCGGCAACCACAGCGGCAGCCGCTTCGCCAGGTCGAACGGCAGCGCGCGCATGCACAGCTGCATCAAGCGGTACTCCAGCTCGCCATTCGTCCGGCGGTACTTGCCGTGGATGATTTCGTTCGACTGCATCACCAGCGTGCCGTCCTTGCCCAGGTTGTGCATCAGCGACGGGCGGCCGGTGCGGTAGTGCAGGATGG
This sequence is a window from Myxococcus stipitatus. Protein-coding genes within it:
- a CDS encoding OPT/YSL family transporter; translated protein: MAQSAPQLPREPAPSPASSESNAVQTRFGWLPEVGTWKYHLLLSAVALLVLGPLGGIAASYMNFSVGFFVGGQVLAGILGSAVTYGYGSEGKHGANYMQTMAASVASLCAMSVLIQAMVWMGMQLPPAWHLILFVGCVGMFAVGVGMLYTPLLVDRLQLDYPSGYAVANILRALTDKRLLKVSISKLGGGTALGALAAWATERIAVVAAIGTSAATVGAGMIVGSRITVPAVLMAVIGKLSLPTLRELGWLGAEDPFRKVGFLIGLAMICGAAVVDLSMLAVQYAARVRARAAEAGAEEPAWKKVNMPRLLAWIVLWGAAAVAVGTFVLGQPAGWLLFGMGLALLFVLINGISYGITDQNPISSAFVSSIMLMSLMGLKNPLVALMAATILLISTSVGCDMQQDRSTGWRLGTNRNIQFRYQVMGVTMGALLCVGLAKVFMTAYPALTINQLDNPKAEVGQWGSAMTYKLVGAIRDLGSLSDAKVQALLVGLAIGFVVQVLRKLLQRHQGYQHYIRSSKAGFALGWTMDSLVLASPYASSFGGFVAFPVALWFGGGGIIASVFNTLAKRGAKPEPSGSPGEGEALPEDMSTMSLVGGGLIAGESLFFLIAGLIGLASLLA
- a CDS encoding methylase; the encoded protein is MSTLDARTRGRTAPGRLRALDAYLCRREREPLSRVDGPWVRAVFVDVGFGEHPWTTLESAEAFRALNPELVVIGVELDGERARAAQAHADARTHFREGGFALPLSGDEPARLVRAMNLLRQGPPERVPDVHHALSRHLLPSGLVVEGSCDPSGSVLTAHLLRRGMDAAAPPTREALLFQTDFSRGFAPVLFRDWLPRDLRRRVRPGEPIHAFFQEWTEAWRQARNAGHSAPPEVFRESVLRLGARTGGVDLDGWLLEAGYLVWRPEGGVPP
- a CDS encoding carbamoyl-phosphate synthase, coding for MKRHILSLLTAGLAASSAMPAPTPGTGVANAAASVRRTPPRPRRLEELEELETHQVESDDVTLDEAARAHVEGRPSALLFSASFYGTLAAARCFGRHGIDVTVADPGRLGPASWSRFVGRRVQCPPESQPEAFMEWLLDLGRREPLRHVLYPTSDELAWLVSVHAEELSRYFHLYDPGVAAVYGLLNKRKLFEAGQAVGLKLPRTWFPESEADLEAISREARFPVLIKPTTQILYSTHRKGLPVAEPSQLVEEYRAFARDGYAPMLVNFDPAVARPMVQEFHPEAAQGIYSLSGFVDETGGLFEVRGAMKVLQRPRRLGVGVCFESAPVREDLAEGLQRLCKRLGYHGVFEVEFIQTKDEFLLIDFNPRYYGQMGFDIARGLPLPLLAYHAALGDRDALLREVEAARAWRGRGEVFCNRIALEMLLNLQRLSGALPVDEAREWRRWLGRNKDVAVDPLIDTDDLMPTAVELAQILYGSARHPRAFVRMMVLNR
- a CDS encoding pyridoxal-dependent decarboxylase encodes the protein MSLKSRMFGTAKRQVKQTLRPVLQRAMAPARTGIPPAWWGLESRHGQGLCLEGVPLKELTRRWGSPLHVVHLAALRRNVERFTAVPPGRVSGCEVFYSYKTNPIPGVLSVLHGLGVGAEIISASELWLALKLGVAPERIVYNGPVKSEASVREAITRGIQLLAANHAEELGTFSRIAAEVGRRPRVALRVSTDSGWSAQFGTPIAGGAALRAYAQARASAHLDVVGLHAHRGALIRTEGELTGFVESVLAFTDTLHQELGLDLEVLDLGGSLCTPSAEHIDERDWRLNLTFFRDLPAPAPEQALGISRYVALAVELVESHYARRGRQRPRIFLEPGRAMTGDTQLLLGRVHTLKEGEDRTWAVLDMGVNHAECVRNEYHQLFHVDRPDAPASRVYTVVGPICTPGDTLYHAKRLPDLEVGDTLAIMDAGAYFVPFATSFSYPQPAIIALEDGKERLLRRAETFEDQVALDVLPDASSTTDEPAAA